The Leptospira saintgironsiae genome contains the following window.
AGGAAAAATGAATGCCCAGAAAAGGATCCCAGGCTCTCTATAAAATTCTTTTAATTGAATTGTGACTAAATGATAGATTTGTTTCATTCTTCCAACCCTCTTCCGGTCATGGAAAGGAATAAGTCGTCCAAAGTTTTTTTATGACATTCCAGTTCTTTTAAAACGATACCTGCTTTAGAAAAAGAATCCAACATAGAAGGAAGATAATCTGTAATTCTTTCCACATTGATGCGGCCTTCTTTCGTGTCGGAATTCCAACTAAATTTGAATTTGCCTTTTTCAGGAAGATAGCCACTTGGATCAGCTCCATTCTCCAAAGAGAAACGAACGATTTCCCCACCACCCAGTTTTCCTAAAAGATCAGATAAAGTTCCTTGGTCTAAAATTCGGCCCTTATCCATTACTATAATTCTTTCGCAGAGAACTTCCGCTTCTTCCATATAGTGAGTAGTGAGAATCATAGTTGTTCCGTAAGCTCTTAGATCTTCTAAAATTTTCCAGATATCTCTTCTGGCTCCTGGATCTAAACCTGTAGTTGGCTCATCCAAAAATAAAATTTCGGGTTTGTTCATGATAGAAACACCCAATGCCAATCTTTGTCTTTGGCCCCCCGATAAACTGTTCACGAAGGATTTATTTTTTTCAGTAAGTTTAGTTAGTTCTAAAATTTCATGAAGTCTGGATTCAGGCGCCTTATAAAAACTTCCGAATAATTTCAGAGTTTCCCAGACAGTGGCTCTATCCATAAATCTGGTTTCTT
Protein-coding sequences here:
- a CDS encoding ABC transporter ATP-binding protein: MDKIQNPIISVSNVTKKFKDVTAVSDLSLEIKKGEFVGLLGPNGAGKTTLIEMLEGIQFPDSGKIQILGTSWKESETFLRSNIGLALQETRFMDRATVWETLKLFGSFYKAPESRLHEILELTKLTEKNKSFVNSLSGGQRQRLALGVSIMNKPEILFLDEPTTGLDPGARRDIWKILEDLRAYGTTMILTTHYMEEAEVLCERIIVMDKGRILDQGTLSDLLGKLGGGEIVRFSLENGADPSGYLPEKGKFKFSWNSDTKEGRINVERITDYLPSMLDSFSKAGIVLKELECHKKTLDDLFLSMTGRGLEE